The Candidatus Saccharimonadales bacterium genome contains a region encoding:
- a CDS encoding polyprenyl synthetase family protein — protein MTNTEHEFTEQLQGLLKEAYEEILAPYDMEEFVELLAAGRMLRSRLALATAGEPSTPLLEKCVALEMLHTSTLVHDDIIDKANMRRHYTTLSEGRGIEQALMIGNILSSHALLLASAALQRHFIMTIDRINIAQQTELHERFRLTKTIAQCIAAYSGKTSAMFELAIQVGHDTSPEHHTKPDKVIQAGHNLGIAFQLVDDAEDVESWLNRTIRNGRSKQAESDIDLGNYTTPTIFAAQLAAKRLKRGLGDTDLERISHDEWIQGITHTRDIATNYINKTSEDIQIAQEDVALNPLATRLGEWIAPLSKSLMGKSIDETLAVAHPAKRDTV, from the coding sequence ATGACTAATACTGAACACGAATTTACAGAACAGTTACAGGGCCTACTAAAGGAAGCCTACGAGGAGATACTGGCGCCTTATGACATGGAGGAGTTTGTCGAACTGCTTGCCGCAGGACGAATGCTGCGAAGCAGACTAGCTTTGGCTACAGCGGGTGAACCTTCGACTCCTCTGCTTGAAAAGTGCGTTGCTTTAGAGATGCTTCACACCTCTACTTTGGTTCATGACGATATTATTGATAAAGCAAACATGAGACGTCACTATACTACTCTGTCTGAAGGAAGGGGTATCGAGCAAGCTCTCATGATAGGCAATATATTGTCGAGTCATGCGCTGTTGCTTGCTTCAGCAGCTCTTCAGCGTCACTTTATTATGACTATTGATAGAATAAACATTGCACAACAAACTGAACTACACGAGAGGTTTCGTCTCACAAAAACAATTGCCCAATGTATCGCAGCATATAGTGGCAAAACATCAGCAATGTTTGAGTTAGCAATCCAGGTTGGTCACGATACATCGCCTGAACATCACACGAAACCAGATAAGGTTATCCAGGCAGGACACAACTTGGGTATAGCGTTTCAACTCGTAGATGACGCGGAGGACGTCGAATCGTGGCTTAATCGAACAATACGGAATGGTCGATCGAAGCAAGCAGAATCTGACATTGATCTAGGAAATTACACTACTCCCACGATATTTGCAGCGCAGCTCGCTGCTAAGAGATTGAAGCGTGGCCTCGGCGATACGGACTTGGAGAGAATTTCACACGATGAATGGATTCAGGGAATTACTCACACTCGAGATATAGCGACTAATTACATTAATAAGACAAGTGAAGATATCCAAATAGCCCAAGAAGATGTTGCTCTAAATCCTCTTGCGACACGTCTTGGTGAGTGGATTGCTCCGTTAAGTAAGTCGCTCATGGGAAAGAGTATCGATGAGACCTTGGCGGTAGCGCATCCGGCTAAAAGAGATACAGTTTAA
- a CDS encoding L-histidine N(alpha)-methyltransferase, with protein sequence MHYFKHSELVDRYHVSLKTVHNWIDAVKQNKLDLKLYESSGRTYIENTAKNVMILEQLVEKGKKYRNTLHHKVATPTLQFYTLYSRKQILDIISSLNIHKEIPRQYNYFDGGATNWEKFADRMWEEKTPSLLKSTVELMKANLGAIDSLLEGHSRVNVIDIGPGNAVPVRDLLAHLLERGVLHRYIAIDISESMLRIAERNIKEWFGDKIKFEGYVRDITYERFDDVLVDDMLDSDADKTINLALLLGATPMNFQAPYDLLKVIYASIGRDDLLIYTDKPDTEADRRYFDVNADPGVSALSPKYSFIFDLLNIDESLYDVEMGFNNEKRIRYIHVRLKVALTISFKFENSERDVKLDKGDTILLWRAWHQTVLEIVSEFEKTGFTLLHSSLTKDRQYFLSISGIETKQELNQS encoded by the coding sequence ATGCATTATTTTAAACATTCCGAACTCGTTGACAGATACCATGTGTCTTTAAAGACCGTGCATAATTGGATCGACGCTGTAAAACAAAATAAACTTGATCTAAAACTATATGAATCTAGCGGTAGAACATACATTGAGAATACTGCTAAGAATGTGATGATCCTTGAACAACTCGTGGAAAAAGGCAAAAAATACCGTAATACTCTTCACCATAAAGTTGCTACCCCTACTCTACAGTTCTATACGCTCTACAGTCGCAAGCAAATCCTTGATATAATCTCTAGTCTTAATATTCATAAAGAAATACCTCGACAATATAATTATTTCGATGGTGGCGCAACAAACTGGGAAAAGTTTGCAGATCGTATGTGGGAAGAGAAGACCCCGAGTCTTCTAAAAAGTACCGTCGAACTCATGAAAGCTAATCTTGGTGCAATAGATTCGCTTCTCGAGGGCCATAGCCGGGTTAATGTGATTGATATTGGCCCCGGTAATGCCGTCCCCGTGAGAGATTTACTCGCACATCTGCTAGAAAGAGGTGTACTGCATCGATATATTGCTATAGATATTAGTGAATCAATGTTACGTATTGCTGAGAGAAACATTAAAGAATGGTTTGGCGATAAGATTAAGTTTGAGGGCTACGTAAGAGACATAACTTATGAGCGGTTTGATGACGTCCTTGTAGATGATATGCTCGACAGCGATGCAGATAAAACTATCAATCTAGCACTCTTGTTAGGTGCTACTCCTATGAACTTTCAGGCACCTTACGATTTGCTAAAAGTTATCTACGCAAGTATAGGTCGGGATGATCTTTTAATCTACACGGATAAGCCTGATACTGAAGCTGATCGTCGCTATTTTGATGTGAACGCTGATCCTGGTGTTAGTGCTCTCTCTCCTAAATATAGTTTCATTTTCGATCTCCTTAACATAGACGAATCACTTTATGATGTCGAAATGGGCTTTAATAATGAGAAGCGAATACGATATATTCACGTACGGCTGAAAGTTGCGCTTACAATAAGCTTTAAATTCGAGAACAGTGAACGTGATGTAAAGCTTGATAAAGGTGACACGATTTTACTTTGGCGAGCATGGCACCAAACTGTCCTTGAGATTGTCTCTGAATTTGAAAAAACCGGTTTCACACTGTTACATTCAAGTTTGACCAAGGACCGTCAGTATTTTCTATCTATCTCTGGTATAGAAACAAAACAAGAGCTTAACCAATCGTAG
- a CDS encoding L-histidine N(alpha)-methyltransferase — protein MKYYKNSELTLRYNVSDKTVRNWIAASSNKKLGLKLYEENEKKYIADSVANNYLLAQLAVTGKKYRNNRTHKILSPSQKFYDLYTTRQIIEIANSLDKYHELSWHYSYFGDAAKYWDKYLYELYNAGKGNLLTNTVETLHLNLPYIDAIIGSYKYVNVVNICIGNNLAVREVLGHIRKSGKLKRFIMMDISPDVLDISEQNTKKWFKDTFIVEKHLIDIRHETFGHILAQDSFGADSSKTANLIFFVAGPIVNFRDPGHTFKTLHDSMGKSDFLFISHKRDTDQSRGFFDFNIKSDATLLSFRHKMLPDLLNIKESFYEAEQAYDENRKLRYIQIRLKVGFSLEFKVEKFKKTVELQKGDTIRLWWSRQYSDQESVNLLNEAGYSVLQAVQSVDRELFLTISKLKP, from the coding sequence ATGAAGTATTACAAAAACAGTGAATTAACCCTACGCTATAATGTTTCGGATAAAACTGTGCGTAATTGGATTGCTGCAAGTAGTAATAAAAAGCTGGGCTTGAAGCTATATGAGGAAAATGAAAAAAAATATATCGCTGACTCAGTTGCAAATAACTATCTTCTCGCTCAACTTGCTGTAACAGGGAAAAAGTATCGCAATAATCGCACTCATAAAATTCTGAGTCCTTCACAAAAATTTTACGATTTATATACGACTCGTCAAATTATAGAGATAGCTAATTCATTAGATAAATATCATGAGCTATCATGGCATTATTCTTATTTTGGTGATGCAGCTAAATACTGGGACAAGTATTTGTACGAATTATACAATGCGGGGAAGGGCAATTTGCTCACTAACACAGTCGAAACACTTCATCTCAACCTTCCCTATATAGATGCGATTATAGGGTCATACAAATATGTAAATGTAGTAAATATATGCATTGGGAACAACCTTGCGGTGCGTGAGGTGCTAGGTCATATCCGAAAATCTGGAAAATTAAAGCGGTTTATTATGATGGACATTAGTCCGGATGTTCTAGATATATCAGAACAAAATACTAAAAAATGGTTCAAGGACACTTTTATAGTAGAGAAACACCTTATAGATATTCGCCATGAGACTTTCGGTCATATTTTAGCGCAGGATAGCTTTGGAGCGGATAGTTCTAAGACGGCGAACCTTATCTTCTTTGTGGCAGGGCCAATCGTGAATTTCCGAGATCCTGGCCATACCTTTAAAACGCTCCACGACAGTATGGGAAAGAGCGATTTTCTCTTCATCTCTCACAAAAGAGATACTGATCAGTCGCGTGGTTTTTTCGATTTTAATATAAAATCTGACGCAACGTTGCTTAGTTTTCGACATAAAATGCTACCTGATCTACTTAATATTAAAGAGTCATTCTATGAGGCAGAACAAGCATATGATGAAAATAGAAAGCTTCGGTATATACAGATTCGGTTAAAGGTGGGTTTTTCACTTGAGTTTAAGGTTGAGAAGTTTAAGAAAACGGTAGAGCTGCAAAAAGGCGATACTATTCGTTTATGGTGGTCACGGCAGTATTCTGACCAAGAGAGTGTCAATCTGCTTAACGAGGCGGGCTACAGTGTTTTGCAGGCCGTACAGTCAGTTGATCGAGAGTTATTTTTGACTATCTCAAAGCTTAAGCCTTAA
- a CDS encoding DUF5671 domain-containing protein, whose translation MNSDKDLSSDSTSEKVTPTEALSEKAKVKEPSLAQAIPEGSTDNPSTSGTMVLQWLTYALWGWTIVGVAYLISITATFVFEGGRLANSFQEPVAYGIAAVLVLLPVSLLCDIFYSRQEVEHKKGASSVIMVIHAVLFALFAIGTLIAAVFSFVNIFLSGYHTSPQVILVTATSMFVLYVLTLIRTVKPFEIRKLRFIYRIVMSIIVLGVCVWGIVGPVAATAMTKDDRAVSEGLTTVSTAISSFTANSHTLPKDINQIIDSRAIYGARNWDTTKDLANRGLVTYTPNTTPPAAKPADDLKGMQSSYKTYYYELCGVFKYAANEDSYSSYSTLSNDGYSSYPRSTNHTAGKNCYKLKAVDYSVQN comes from the coding sequence ATGAATTCTGATAAAGACCTATCTAGCGACTCAACTAGTGAAAAAGTTACCCCGACTGAAGCGCTTTCCGAAAAAGCAAAAGTAAAGGAGCCGTCCTTAGCTCAGGCAATACCCGAAGGATCAACGGATAATCCGAGTACGTCCGGGACGATGGTTCTTCAGTGGCTTACCTATGCACTATGGGGGTGGACGATTGTAGGTGTTGCGTATCTCATATCTATCACGGCGACATTCGTGTTTGAGGGTGGACGGCTAGCGAATTCTTTTCAAGAACCTGTTGCCTACGGGATCGCGGCTGTTTTAGTGCTGCTGCCGGTTTCTCTTCTTTGCGATATCTTTTATTCACGGCAAGAAGTTGAACATAAAAAAGGCGCTTCATCAGTTATTATGGTGATCCATGCGGTTCTATTTGCTCTTTTTGCCATCGGTACGCTTATTGCGGCCGTGTTTAGCTTTGTGAATATATTTCTGTCCGGATATCATACGAGCCCACAAGTTATTCTTGTTACCGCGACAAGCATGTTCGTGCTGTATGTTTTAACGCTAATCCGTACGGTCAAGCCATTCGAAATTCGCAAACTAAGGTTTATTTATAGAATTGTCATGAGTATCATTGTCCTAGGTGTTTGCGTATGGGGCATCGTAGGTCCTGTTGCCGCAACGGCAATGACTAAAGATGACCGAGCAGTGAGTGAAGGGCTAACTACCGTAAGTACGGCCATTAGCAGCTTCACGGCAAACAGCCATACGCTTCCTAAGGATATCAACCAGATTATCGATAGCCGGGCAATATACGGGGCTCGTAACTGGGATACTACTAAGGATTTGGCCAACAGGGGCTTGGTTACGTATACGCCAAATACAACACCGCCAGCAGCGAAACCAGCCGATGACTTAAAAGGTATGCAATCATCATATAAGACATACTATTACGAATTATGCGGTGTGTTTAAATATGCTGCGAACGAAGATTCCTACTCTTCTTACTCCACGCTAAGTAATGACGGATACTCATCATACCCTCGGTCTACCAATCATACGGCAGGCAAGAACTGCTATAAATTAAAAGCCGTTGACTACTCAGTTCAAAATTAA
- a CDS encoding cellulase family glycosylhydrolase: MTTQFKIKVNQKRFLRGVNLGGWLLLEKWMTPSLFKGIDAVDEFSFMKTTGAVGKIDKHRREFITEADFKWLAGNGINAVRIPIGYWIIKDDKPYESGIKYLDWAVETAKKYNIFVLIDLHGAKGSQNGHDHSGKVGPSEWFKYSEYRKQTINVLEELVLRYKNDENVWGIELLNEPRIGLFHFKLRTFYKDAYKRLSATARPGMNIIFHDAFTPRLMSGAIKGSTKYPVVMDIHLYQFTVLFPWLYNLESYFKKVQRRSKLIDRLQKNQPVIIGEWSVTLSGKILDGRTKTQEKDTFKHHADLQLKAYENAAGWFYWTYKTEGRGIWHFRSLVEDDVITLE; encoded by the coding sequence TTGACTACTCAGTTCAAAATTAAGGTGAACCAAAAACGCTTCTTGCGCGGAGTTAACCTCGGGGGATGGCTTTTACTTGAAAAATGGATGACACCATCACTTTTTAAGGGGATAGACGCAGTTGATGAATTTTCATTCATGAAAACCACGGGTGCGGTAGGAAAAATCGATAAACACCGACGTGAATTTATTACTGAAGCAGATTTCAAATGGTTGGCGGGGAATGGCATAAACGCGGTCCGTATTCCAATCGGCTACTGGATTATTAAAGATGACAAGCCATATGAATCCGGTATCAAATATCTAGACTGGGCAGTCGAGACGGCTAAAAAATATAACATTTTTGTGCTTATAGACCTGCACGGAGCAAAAGGCTCGCAGAATGGCCATGACCATAGCGGGAAAGTCGGACCTAGCGAATGGTTCAAATATAGCGAATATCGCAAGCAGACGATTAACGTATTAGAGGAACTGGTACTACGGTATAAAAACGACGAAAACGTATGGGGAATTGAGCTATTAAACGAGCCGCGAATCGGATTGTTTCATTTCAAGCTTCGTACATTTTATAAGGATGCTTATAAACGTTTATCTGCGACGGCTCGCCCAGGTATGAATATTATATTCCATGACGCATTTACTCCTAGGCTTATGTCGGGGGCGATAAAGGGCAGTACGAAATATCCCGTTGTGATGGATATCCACTTGTACCAATTTACGGTACTCTTTCCGTGGCTCTATAATCTAGAAAGTTATTTCAAGAAAGTTCAGCGTCGTAGTAAATTAATCGATCGTCTTCAAAAAAACCAGCCTGTGATTATTGGTGAATGGAGCGTGACCCTTTCGGGGAAAATCCTGGATGGGCGTACGAAAACGCAGGAAAAAGATACGTTTAAGCATCACGCCGACCTACAGCTAAAAGCATATGAAAATGCCGCCGGTTGGTTTTATTGGACATACAAAACCGAAGGCCGGGGCATCTGGCATTTTCGTTCACTCGTCGAAGACGATGTAATCACCCTAGAATAA
- the pyk gene encoding pyruvate kinase translates to MSVIFKRTKILATVGPATDNYESVKALAVAGVNGFRLNFSHETFEAADRHIEWVRKASEELKKPVAILQDLQGPKIRLGNLIENTPVSKGDELILDYAAEHSGLTLPIQYNLAAKVKVGEPIYIFDGKIRTKVIEIVSDTAIKILVENPGMLMSRKGINLPDTDFGGDILTPKDLKDIEYGVTKDFDYVSLSFVQSADDINNLRQILIGLGSDAQVISKIETKAAIKDDVLEEIVKASDGVMVARGDLAVEAGAEVVPIVQRRIVALCRKYGKLSIVATQMMASMVDAPEPTRAEVSDVANAVIQGADTVMLSDETANGNYPLETVAAMKRVIVYTQEHATIRPLQEVVQMDNHQQDAISTAAVSLAEQLKVDAIVAETKSGATAANIAAHRPGLPIISVTSSARAAQQLALSYANKSFVRPDGERAGFELAKELKASGYFGDEEVVTVAIVSGRQPGLVGATDTIRVRVLE, encoded by the coding sequence ATGAGTGTAATATTTAAACGAACAAAAATCTTAGCAACCGTTGGACCAGCAACAGATAATTACGAGTCTGTTAAGGCGCTTGCCGTGGCGGGAGTAAACGGATTTAGGCTGAACTTTAGCCATGAAACTTTCGAAGCGGCCGATCGCCACATCGAGTGGGTACGAAAAGCGAGCGAAGAACTAAAAAAACCTGTCGCTATCTTGCAGGATTTGCAAGGTCCGAAAATTCGTTTAGGTAATCTAATCGAAAACACACCTGTTTCAAAAGGTGATGAATTAATACTTGATTACGCTGCCGAGCATAGTGGTTTGACGCTACCTATTCAGTACAACCTAGCCGCGAAGGTAAAAGTTGGTGAGCCAATCTACATTTTTGATGGTAAGATTCGCACCAAAGTTATAGAGATCGTAAGTGATACGGCTATTAAGATTCTTGTTGAAAATCCAGGAATGCTGATGAGCCGTAAAGGCATTAACCTGCCTGACACTGACTTCGGTGGAGATATCCTGACCCCAAAAGACTTAAAAGATATCGAGTATGGCGTAACGAAGGACTTCGATTACGTCTCGCTTAGCTTCGTGCAGTCAGCTGATGACATTAATAATCTTCGCCAAATCCTTATTGGGCTTGGTTCTGACGCGCAGGTTATTTCTAAGATTGAAACCAAGGCAGCCATAAAAGATGACGTGCTAGAAGAAATCGTAAAAGCCAGCGACGGCGTTATGGTGGCTCGCGGAGATCTTGCAGTTGAAGCCGGCGCCGAAGTTGTCCCGATCGTGCAGCGACGTATTGTCGCGCTTTGCCGGAAATACGGCAAGTTAAGTATCGTTGCAACGCAAATGATGGCAAGTATGGTTGATGCGCCCGAACCAACACGCGCTGAGGTGAGCGACGTGGCGAATGCGGTGATCCAAGGTGCGGACACGGTAATGTTGAGCGACGAAACGGCGAATGGTAATTATCCACTTGAAACGGTTGCCGCAATGAAGCGCGTGATCGTGTATACGCAGGAGCATGCGACCATCCGTCCGCTGCAAGAGGTCGTGCAAATGGACAATCACCAGCAAGACGCGATTAGTACGGCCGCAGTCAGCCTTGCCGAGCAACTCAAGGTAGATGCTATTGTGGCCGAGACAAAATCTGGCGCGACTGCTGCAAACATTGCCGCCCATCGTCCCGGTTTGCCTATCATTAGTGTGACAAGCAGCGCCCGCGCTGCCCAGCAGTTGGCACTAAGCTATGCCAACAAGAGTTTTGTCCGTCCTGACGGTGAACGTGCAGGTTTTGAACTGGCTAAAGAACTAAAGGCGAGCGGCTATTTTGGTGATGAAGAAGTTGTTACTGTCGCCATTGTGAGCGGACGCCAGCCGGGCCTCGTTGGCGCTACCGATACGATTCGCGTTCGTGTTTTGGAATAA